In a single window of the Acyrthosiphon pisum isolate AL4f chromosome X, pea_aphid_22Mar2018_4r6ur, whole genome shotgun sequence genome:
- the LOC100569743 gene encoding uncharacterized protein LOC100569743 — protein MINNFLVGELTKFPQNDNFWFQQDGPTSHTARVSINAIQQIFGNRIISKNGDIHWPPRSPDSSICDFFLWGYLKSKVYARKPRNIDELKNKIKEEIASIPLEVIHRVVENIRNRLEECLKRDGHHLEDIIFKK, from the coding sequence ATgatcaataattttttggtCGGTGAACTAACGAAGTTTCCTCAAAATGATAACTTTTGGTTCCAACAAGATGGCCCGACATCCCACACGGCCCGAGTATCAATAAATGCTATTCAACAAATTTTTGGAAATCGCATTATTTCCAAAAATGGTGATATTCATTGGCCACCTCGATCACCGGATTCATCAATATGTGACTTCTTTTTGTGGgggtatttaaaaagtaaagtcTATGCACGGAAACCTCGAAATATTGAtgaactaaaaaacaaaattaaagaaGAAATTGCCAGTATACCTTTGGAAGTGATACATCGTGTAGTGGAAAATATACGAAATAGGCTAGAAGAGTGTTTGAAAAGAGATGGCCATCATCTTGAagacatcatttttaaaaaataa
- the LOC100570268 gene encoding uncharacterized protein LOC100570268 → MINNFLVGELTKFPQNDNFWFQQDGPTSHTARVSINAIQQIFGNRIISQNGDIHWPPRSPDLSICDFFLWGYLKSKVYARKPRNIDELKNKIKEEIASIPLEVIHRVVENIRNRLEECLKRDGHHLEDIIFKK, encoded by the coding sequence ATgatcaataattttttggtCGGTGAACTAACGAAGTTTCCTCAAAATGATAACTTTTGGTTCCAACAAGATGGCCCGACATCCCACACGGCCCGAGTATCAATAAATGCTATTCAACAAATTTTTGGAAATCGCATTATTTCCCAAAATGGTGATATTCATTGGCCACCTCGATCACCGGATTTATCAATATGTGACTTCTTTTTGTGGgggtatttaaaaagtaaagtcTATGCACGGAAACCTCGAAATATTGAtgaactaaaaaacaaaattaaagaaGAAATTGCCAGTATACCTTTGGAAGTGATACATCGTGTAGTGGAAAATATACGAAATAGGCTAGAAGAGTGTTTGAAAAGAGATGGCCATCATCTTGAagacatcatttttaaaaaataa